The nucleotide window TTTGAGTATCTTCTACAGATTTATCGTTTGAAAATTTCCCATTTTCTTTAAGTCTCTTCAATCCTTGGAGAGCAAGATTAAGAAAGCCTGAAAGTTCTTCAGGATCTTTCAGCTTCGTAATTAACGTTTTATCTTCCTTCCCTCCTTCAAAATTATTAGGAAACTGAACTAAAACCCATCTGCGATAATATGCCTTGTCTTTTTTTCCTTCAGGCAACACATTTGCGGAGAAAACAAGTTTAGCGGTGTTGCGGAAATGAAAAGAGTCCTGATATTTATTCTCCCCATCGATCAGATCTAGTCCGCTGGTCAACTTTTTGAAGACTTCCGATTTATGCATTTTGCTATCTGGAATATCTCCACAAATGTTAACCAGCTTTCCGTATAGTTTTGCGGTCCTATACTTGTCGAATTCAAGTCTTTGCAGGCTCTCCGCGGAGGTATTTTCTCCGCCAACAAGCGCCTCTAACAATGCAAGAAATACACTTTTACCGTTAGAACCGACACCATAAAGCATGAAAGCCTTTTGATGAGAGCAATCTGTGGTTAAACAATAGCCTGCGATCTCACACAGCAAATCTATATCCGGCTCTGCAACTACATCATGTAAAAACTTGCTTATTTGAGGGCATTTTGCATCTTCATTATAAAAAACAGGAATTTGCCTGATCAATTTTATTTCCGGTGTGTGGGGTTCAAGTTCCCACGTTTCAAGATTGAAAAGCCCGTTTTTCAGGTTGATATATCTATCCTGGTTCTCTTCTATACTGTCGCGTGTAATGTGAGTATAAGCCCTGATATAAGCCAGCACCTCACTTACATACTTTGCCGTAGCTTTTGGAACATGAGTTAAAGGAAATCCGGGATTTGCTTCATTCCAATATTTTGCATAATATTCATTGTGCACATTTCTGATTTCAGTATCTAAAAGTGCTTCTGTGTCTTCGTTCTTGTAAACACCGTCTTTGTAAAGATATATTTGCTTATTATCCCTCATTGAAAAAATATGGGCGTTCTCCAATATATGCTCTGCAACTACATCGAAGGGAACGTTTATCTTTTCTGGTTTACCTTCACGAATTTTCTGTTTCCTTTTCTTTTCTTTTATTGGCTCTCTTCCAGTCTCAATTCCTTCCTTTTTGCAGTCTTCCAGAACCCTGTTATAAATAGATACGGGAAGCTTCCAGCCATCGGTAATTTCTTCTTTCGTGCATAGCTCCCGATTCAGTGCACAGTAAATTAATGCTTTGGAGGGTATAGGATCACTTTTTGGAATGTATCCATGATCTTTAGCATATTTCCAGATAGTAAACTGAGTATAAGGGTCTTCTACGTCTACTCTTGAACTTCCCCCGCCATGTGGAAAGCCAGCCTGGGAACATGTAGAAACTCCAGAGGCTACCGCCAGATAAGTTATAGCGTTATGGCTAACATTATGCCGCCAACAGTGCAAAACATCCCCAGAAATGCTGGCATTTTTACCCGTTTCAGAACCGTGTAACTCAGCGAACATTTCAAAACGTTTGCCTGGTTGGTTGCTCCTTCCAGTCACATCATGTATATCCAGATCAAACAGAGCGCTTCTATTTTTTTGGCCCTGCCGTTCCCAGCTTTTACACTGCCTTTTTTCTATTTTCTTTATACTGGCAGCAATTTCAGTGGCTCTTCTTTCTTCGAGAGTTGTCCTGTATATTTCCGGTAGTTCTTCATAAGTTATGTTTGAGACCTCAGATTCTAAACATAACCTGTACTTTCCAGCATGTATACGGTCTTCTTCTGGAATCCTGCGAATCTCCTCTTCTGAACAAGGAACAAAAGACCCCGAACAAACAACATATTGCCAGTTTGAGCGAACTTCTCCAGCGTTTTCTGTTGCTATGTTCTGTTTAGCACTATTTTTAAATATTGCACCTTCTCCCTGCGCTGGTTCATCTTTAGTAAAATAAAAACAATGCCTCCCGATTTGTTTTCTGGATTTTACTGTTAAAGTTGTTTTAGCTCCCCCTACTGCTTCCAGATTGTCTATGTCAACTATGCAGAGGTTATCTTTATCCGTGCCTGCAATACCGATATTAAACCCTTCTCTCATCAGGCTATAAGCTTCAGAAAATGTTTTTCTATTTTTCTTCCAGCTTATTCCAGGCAGTGGATCTTTTCCGTTTTTAACAAGCGGAAAATAAAAAGGTTGATAATCCGGGTTGCCTTTCGTTAAGAGTTGATGGAACTTTTTAAACTCTTCCGGATCTGTATTTACTGCAGGGAGGGACATTTAAATCCTCCTGAATATCTGCGGTTTGTGCTTCCTTGCCTGTTGCCTCTCAATTATTCTATGTTTGCAGTCTTTACAATGCTCTTCCAAAATGCTAGCATCGATGTATTCAGACAGGTCAGGCTCCGGAGGGAGTATATCATTATCGTCCTCAAGTAAAGAGCTCATGGACTTTCTCCTCCATCAAAAATGGAAACAAAGAAAAACTCATAACCTCGTACAGTATAGAATAACCAAAAGCAGTTATTTTACTCAGAGATGGACACCCCCGCATATTTTTTTATTAAAATCCCGATAGCATGTTCGAAGGGATCCGAAGAGTTTTCAAGAAAATCTACAGCTTCTTTTTTTCTCTCATAAGTCTGCCTTGACCACGACAAAAAAGATATATCTTCTGAAGTACTATTTTTCATTGCCTGCACCTTCTCTTTTAGTTGGTTGGTGTTGAGCTCTCGGTTCTTTCAGAGTCTTGGCCGGCCTGTGGAACCGAGGTAACTATTATTCTCTGTTGGTCATCCATCTCAACATTTACACATTTCATTTCTACGTTCATGGTTTTTACCCATTGCATAGGTAGCGAAATTAGATAACTACCACCTTGTTTAATCACAGATCTTTGTCCGAAACAGAACATAAATACCCTCTTTTATTATCTGTCGTTTTGTATATAGACAACTTATAACTTTATATGCATTTTTTATCGAAAATAAGAGCTAACAAGGTCGATAATCGAAAATCGGGCCTCAAAAATCGATAGTCGAAAAATGAACTTCAAAAGTCGATATATTTGTAAGTTTTACTGCCTACTGATGATTAATCGATTAATGATCGATAATTTTAATATTGATTATAACATATCTTAGAATACTATGAAAAAAGATAAATCACCAAAAATAAAAAACAAAAATAAAATTCTGAGTTCTTTGCTGGACTCTCCTAAAACAACTGGAGAACTAGCTGAAGAACTAGGTTATGTTAAATCGAACGGCGATCGGAAGTATCATTCAATTGATAGGCTTTTAAAAGACCTAGAAGAAAACGGATACCTTGTAAGTAAAAAAGAGAAAATAGAGAATCAGTCTGGAGCTCCTCCAAGGCGCTACTCAATTAACTATAGTTTTGAAAATCTAGTAAATATACTTAATGAAGATCCGGGCTTAATATCAAAAATGCAAACGAACGATTCAGTTCTCGAAAGTATATTAAAGATAACAAGAACTCGTTCTTACAAGCACCGTATTAGTTTTGAAAATACAGGTAGAGTTGAAACATATATCGAAAAAGATAAGCCTCTCTCAGAGAAATTGGAAAGAGAATTGAAAGCAGAATTAAAAGAAAAATTCAGACTATCTCCTGAATTCTTCAGGTATTTTCTAAATAATTGTGACAGTAATTTACGGAATCGTCTTATAGAACTTGCTGAATTTAACGAAAAAATAGAGGGAAATGGATACAAGAAAGAAAAAGAACGTTTTGTTAATAACTGGAAAGCACATAATAACACATGTTCAGAAATGAATGCACCAGGCTTTGATACAGCATTCAAAGTATGTGTTTTTCGGGATATATTGAATGGACAATCAAGCGAAGAAGCGAAAGAATATTTAATAAAAATAGAGCAGGAGAAAAAAGAAGCAGAAGAATACATAAAGAAACTGAAAGGATAACTGGCAAGTTACTGTTTTTCACTAAATTTTTTTACTACATTTAAAAGTTCTAGCATCACCTCATTATCAATCTGTCCCAAAGCTTCGGTTTTTACGTCCTGTACTTCTACAGCAAGCTTGTGATCAAGAATCATCGAACATATGTAACAGTACTTTGCACCTGCCGGGTTCCTTGTCTTGCACCTGGTGCATTCAACAGGTTTTAGTTCTATGTCTCTTTCATCACTGTCATCTTCAACAATGCCATTCTTAGCAAGTAGTTTCTTTTCTATATCAGCTCCTGAGAGATGCAAATAAGTTGCAGGCATGTTACTTTCTTTAGTCCAACCTGCAAATATCCTTAACTCCATCTCGTTAAATCCTCTTTTAGCAAGATCTGTTAAGCGTCCATGCCGGAATGCATGAGGATAAACATTCTTTTTTATCCCGGCTTTGTTTGCGAGGCTGTTTAACATGTTGTTTACTGTCTGCTCGTTGAGCCTCCGGTAATTTCCATTATACTTTCTATCTGTAATAAACAAAGGAGCACTGGGGTCATCTCGGAGAGGATGCATATTTAGATAAAGCTGCAGGTCTGGAACGCTATCAATAAGCCTTATTCTTCTTTTTCCTGTTTTGCCGTCAACTATAACTGTAGCCCCGTATTTGTCAGGCTGGATATGCCCTATATTAATGTTCAATAGCTCTCCTTTTCTTGTTGCAGAATCCCAGAGTACCATAACTAAAGCCCTGTCCCTCTGATTGTTTGCAGCATCCCGCAGAGTCAGGACATCCGCAGGCAAAAGAACTTCATCGACAGGCAAGTTGTTTTTGGGTTGCTTGCTTTTGATTCCTGTAAAAAAGTCATTATCAGGTTTTAGCCATTGAAAGAAAGTTCTTAGGGTTAAAAAATTATTATGCACAGTTGTTTCACTGCATGTCTTTTTGCGGTGAATAATGAAATTCTCTATATCCTTCTTCTTAACCGTGTTAAGGGATTTATTTTTCATGAACTCAACAAATGCCTTTAATCTCCACTGTTCGCCAAGAATTGACTTCTCTTTCTTTCCGGCTAACGTAGCATGACGGATATAGTCATCAATAATTTCTTTGTTTTTTCCTGTAAATTCTGGGGGGTTTTTCATATAATGTAATTGGACGACTCCCTATAAATAATTAATCAAATCCAGTATCGTACTTTATGGATTATTCAGAGTCCAGTTTCGTAGGAATTCGTGCGTTCGAATCGCACCTCTCGCACTAAACTTTACCTCTTTTGATAACCGTATTCTCATTTACAGATTTTCTAGAATTACAACCGATGATAAGATACTTTTTACCTTTATGTTTTCAGCTACAAATTGTATTATTTCTTCTTCTCTTTGAAAAGTAATTGTTTCAAGACCTTTTACTAAAACGTCAAGAAAGTATTTTTTACCACATTCAGGGCATTTTACTTCAACTAGCATTTTCAACACCTACCTACAATGACTCCTATTTCTTCTTTTCCAATTTCAACAACAGTACCTTTCCATTGCTGGTTTTCGTATCTGACAGCCATTCCGGTTTTAAAAGCTTGTGTGTTCATCTTGTTATGCTCCTTTACATTTCCTAGGGCAACTTTACCCTTATTACATTATAGCATATGTTGCTTAAAGCATATAATCTTTAATCATAATGGTAAAATTTGATTTTTATTTATTTCTTAGAATCAAGTCTATAAATCACGTAAACTATTTTCAATTCATTGAAGTGATCCACTATGAAATATATATTCTTTAAGCAATAACAAACTATTGTAACATAATGGATCGGATAAACGAGTCAATAAAATGGTAATTAGTAGAAAATGCAAAATGTCCAAACAGAACAAAATTGAGAATGCATTGAAAAACGCAAAGAACATTGGTGACGCACACATAATTCTTGAACAATTCAGGCTTACAAATGAGGAAAATTGCACAATTGCTCAGCAATGGTAGAGAGAAAATGATTCTGCAAGGCATAGAGTATTATAAACCTTACTCTTTTACTGCATAAAGAATATATAGTTTAAATTGTAAGAAACGAATATGACCGGGGAACCTAACAGACCATCTAACACCGTACCTATGAAAATTCTATGTAATATGGTTCTAATCCCTGACAGAAAAGATGAAGTAGAATATTTCACCGTTGACAGTAGAGGATACCCAACCCCGACGAAAACCGTATATGCAAAAAAGGAAGCTACAATAATTGTAGGCCACAGAGAACGAAATAGTCTTATAGTTACACCTCAGGACCGCGTGTTTACTGGCGTTTTTGGGAGTAATGGGCGTCTGTCTTCCGTGGGAAAAGATTTAGAAGGGCAGGAACTTACGGTTATTGTGCATGTTCCTGAAGAAAATTGATTCTTTTTTCACTCTTTCAACATGAGAACAACAGATCAGGCATTAAACTCCAGTTGCTGCAAAAAATTAGATCAAAAGCGTCAGTTAGAGAGCCTGGTTTCGTAGGAATTCATGCGTTCGAATCGCACCTCTCGCATTAATTTTTAATTACTACATTTCTGTGATTTTGAGTCAACTTGAGTAGGATCATCTTTTTCTGTCACTGTGAATCTCATAGTAAATTCTGTGCCATTATTCCTTTTCAATTCAAACTCCCCATCCAGCTGGTCTACAAGGGAAATTACAAGCTGAAATCCAAGGCTATTAAGATCTTCGATATCAAGTTCTTCGAGAATGCCAACGCCATTATCTGAAATCGTTAGAGTGAAATTGGTGCTCTTACAGTCTTCGGATATACTTTCTATACACTCTTTTCTTTCCTCTCTATGGAGCTTAATTTTGATTTCTCCTTTTTCCCTACTGGAAAACGCGTGTTTAAGAGAATTGGAGACAAGTTCATTGATGATCATACCAAGTGGAATAGACGTGTCCATATCAAAGAAAATATTTTCTTCTATATCCGTATCCAGGATGATGCCGTCGCTTCCAAACTTGTAGGTGAGAAATAGATTGTCAGCGAGGTTCTTAATATACTGTGAAAAGTTAAGAGTATCGATTCCTCCGCCTTTATGGAATTCCTCATGGATAAGAGCCATCGAAATGACACGGTTTTGACTTTCTTTGAACGCTTCCAGAACTTCCGAGTCCTTTATGCACTCTTTATTATCGAATTTCTCAGCTTGAAGATCGAGCAAAGATGAGATCACCTGTAGATTGTTCTTAACACGATGATGGATCTCCCGCTTGCGAATAGTTTCGATTTTCTTCAAAAACTTATAAGCCTGCTCAAGTTCGGATGTACGTTCTTGAACTCTCTCTTCTAAAGTTTCATTTGCTATCCTTAAGGCTTCCTCAGCCTTCTTGCTCTCGGTCATATCCGTGATTGTTACTCCACAGGTGGTCTCTGAAAACTTCCACATATTCACGTTGTACCACTTGTCGAGAACCACCCCATAGTTCTCAATCTGAATTATCTCGCCCGTTTTCAATGCTCTATCCATCGCCTCAGGCCAGTAGCTCTCCACGGAGCCGACCGCTTCGCTAGCTTTACGTCCAAGAACTTGCTCCTTCTTTAGCCCGGTCATCCTCTCCCATGCTGGGTTGACATCGAGGAAGATATAATCGACCGGCTTTCCGTTCTTGTAGATGAGCTCC belongs to Methanosarcina barkeri 3 and includes:
- a CDS encoding phage/plasmid primase, P4 family, with protein sequence MSLPAVNTDPEEFKKFHQLLTKGNPDYQPFYFPLVKNGKDPLPGISWKKNRKTFSEAYSLMREGFNIGIAGTDKDNLCIVDIDNLEAVGGAKTTLTVKSRKQIGRHCFYFTKDEPAQGEGAIFKNSAKQNIATENAGEVRSNWQYVVCSGSFVPCSEEEIRRIPEEDRIHAGKYRLCLESEVSNITYEELPEIYRTTLEERRATEIAASIKKIEKRQCKSWERQGQKNRSALFDLDIHDVTGRSNQPGKRFEMFAELHGSETGKNASISGDVLHCWRHNVSHNAITYLAVASGVSTCSQAGFPHGGGSSRVDVEDPYTQFTIWKYAKDHGYIPKSDPIPSKALIYCALNRELCTKEEITDGWKLPVSIYNRVLEDCKKEGIETGREPIKEKKRKQKIREGKPEKINVPFDVVAEHILENAHIFSMRDNKQIYLYKDGVYKNEDTEALLDTEIRNVHNEYYAKYWNEANPGFPLTHVPKATAKYVSEVLAYIRAYTHITRDSIEENQDRYINLKNGLFNLETWELEPHTPEIKLIRQIPVFYNEDAKCPQISKFLHDVVAEPDIDLLCEIAGYCLTTDCSHQKAFMLYGVGSNGKSVFLALLEALVGGENTSAESLQRLEFDKYRTAKLYGKLVNICGDIPDSKMHKSEVFKKLTSGLDLIDGENKYQDSFHFRNTAKLVFSANVLPEGKKDKAYYRRWVLVQFPNNFEGGKEDKTLITKLKDPEELSGFLNLALQGLKRLKENGKFSNDKSVEDTQREYEFNSNPIAAFMDECTKESQGDIDAIILYSTYTLWAEVSNKNATAYNQWGKELKKLGYENYRDNKPGTNCTKKVTYWCNIALIPEAQDRLNWKKDTQACPSFLLATDAEKMQLGQAGQALPLPQTCLVNKPYCHSCVFYTEVTDKKDENANKIENSLTNNLEACPKMHFFDSISDRTGLQDRYVDEPVLKQKKLISEQQNEEYSVKNLEYIRSFRADLKRLVSDGHNFSVDNIPSLLDEFNRRYPGYKQVLGYQTLLDEAERLCEWEWG
- a CDS encoding winged helix-turn-helix domain-containing protein; this translates as MKKDKSPKIKNKNKILSSLLDSPKTTGELAEELGYVKSNGDRKYHSIDRLLKDLEENGYLVSKKEKIENQSGAPPRRYSINYSFENLVNILNEDPGLISKMQTNDSVLESILKITRTRSYKHRISFENTGRVETYIEKDKPLSEKLERELKAELKEKFRLSPEFFRYFLNNCDSNLRNRLIELAEFNEKIEGNGYKKEKERFVNNWKAHNNTCSEMNAPGFDTAFKVCVFRDILNGQSSEEAKEYLIKIEQEKKEAEEYIKKLKG
- a CDS encoding tyrosine-type recombinase/integrase, which produces MKNPPEFTGKNKEIIDDYIRHATLAGKKEKSILGEQWRLKAFVEFMKNKSLNTVKKKDIENFIIHRKKTCSETTVHNNFLTLRTFFQWLKPDNDFFTGIKSKQPKNNLPVDEVLLPADVLTLRDAANNQRDRALVMVLWDSATRKGELLNINIGHIQPDKYGATVIVDGKTGKRRIRLIDSVPDLQLYLNMHPLRDDPSAPLFITDRKYNGNYRRLNEQTVNNMLNSLANKAGIKKNVYPHAFRHGRLTDLAKRGFNEMELRIFAGWTKESNMPATYLHLSGADIEKKLLAKNGIVEDDSDERDIELKPVECTRCKTRNPAGAKYCYICSMILDHKLAVEVQDVKTEALGQIDNEVMLELLNVVKKFSEKQ